In one Parus major isolate Abel chromosome 13, Parus_major1.1, whole genome shotgun sequence genomic region, the following are encoded:
- the TNIP1 gene encoding TNFAIP3-interacting protein 1 isoform X1, which produces MEGRGPYHIYDPGGGSEENGSTALERLVEENARLKEKMQGIKSIGELLEESQVEASKLRQKAEDLVKDNKMLIGSPSLEELVETGAVGPDPSFARAAPGSAQPDVEARKSPPSDLEQPQNEDANLLPQLQQLENTLSGCAKEASKDQVFVRMGYMASELKRLASKVHKNEQRTSFLQTLCETLHSENKELRTKLEHDLEQRNQALEKLRCENQELRRMVTLSSQDSGKREATEQQSGAMVEKAAGREELEAKEKKVKILEHQRRELLEVNKQWDQHFRSMKQKYEQKVTDLHQELAEARRAVTELESEREQKQRDFDRKLLLAKSRIETEEAEKERLAMEVRDLQQRMRFLQEQLAPVTRQREYQEKEIQRLNKALEEALNVQASPPPIFAMEPAGKLPQQELLTQNELLKQQVKIFEEDFQRERSDRERMNEEKEELKQQLEKLQKQLVLSNNQLRASKDDCQREKEEKEKLKKLLKQHKQASGERLHTEPGPGPLAPACPMYQYQYSPPMAHPVYHGYDEWQQIRYPPAMPGEHTQGQNFHHFPPPEYPWRPPCAMTRSQNTQPVAGVKPVPKDLEQAGPGLP; this is translated from the exons GAGAGCTTCTGGAGGAGTCCCAGGTGGAGGCATCCAAGCTGCGGCAGAAGGCAGAGGACCTCGTGAAGGACAACAAAATGCTGATTGGATCACCTTCCTTAGAGGAGCTGGTGGAAACTGGAG CCGTCGGCCCCGATCCCAGCTTTGCTCgggcagccccaggcagtgcccagccGGACGTGGAAGCACGGAAATCACCTCCAAGT gatTTGGAGCAGCCACAGAACGAGGATGCCAacctgctgccccagctgcagcagctggagaacaCACTGAGTGGCTGTGCCAAGGAAGCCAGCAAGGACCAGGTCTTTGTGCGCATGGGCTACATGGCCTCCGAGCTCAAGCGCTTGGCCTCCAAGGTGCACAAGAATGAGCAGAGAACATCGTTCCTGCAG ACGCTGTGTGAGACTCTGCACAGTGAGAACAAGGAGCTGCGCACCAAGCTGGAACATGACCTGGAGCAGAGAAACCAGGCTCTGGAGAAGCTCAG GTGTGAGAACCAGGAGCTCCGGAGGATGGTGACGTTGAGCAGCCAGGACAGTGGGAAGAGGGAAGCCACTGAGCAG CAGAGCGGGGCCATGGTGGAGAAGGCGGCGGgcagagaagagctggaggCCAAGGAAAAGAAGGTGAAGATCCTGGAGCACCAGCGCAGGGAG ctgctggaggtgaaTAAACAATGGGATCAGCATTTCCGCTCCATGAAGCAGAAGTACGAGCAGAAG GTCACAGACCTACaccaggagctggctgaggCCCGCAGGGCAGTGACTGAGCTGGAGTCAGAGCGGGAGCAAAAGCAACGGGATTTTGACCGCAAGCTGCTCCTGGCCAAGTCCCGGATTGAAACAGAGGAG gcagagaaggagAGGCTGGCCATGGAGGTGAGGGACCTGCAGCAGAGGATGCGgttcctgcaggaacagctggcTCCCGTCACCAGGCAGCGGGAATACCAGGAAAAGGAGATCCAGAGGCTGAACAAG GCACTAGAAGAGGCCCTGAATGTCCAAGCCTCTCCACCACCCATCTTTGCCATGGAGCCGGCAGGGAagctgccacagcaggagctgctgaccCAGAACGAGCTACTCAAGCAGCAG GTGAAAATTTTTGAGGAAGACTTCCAAAGGGAACGGAGTGACAGGGAGAGGATGaatgaggagaaggaggagctgaagcagcagctggaaaagctgcagaaacagtTGGTGCTCTCCAACAACCAG CTGCGAGCCTCCAAGGACGACTGccagagggagaaggaggagaaggagaagctgaagaagctgctGAAACAGCACAAACAG GCTTCTGGAGAGAGGCTGCACACCGAGCCAGGGCCAGGGCCGCTGGCCCCAGCCTGCCCCATGTACCAGTACCAGTACAGTCCCCCCATGGCTCACCCCGTGTACCATGGCTATGACGAGTGGCAGCAGATCCGATACCCGCCAGCCATGCCAGGCGAGCACACGCAAGGACAGAACTTCCACCATTTTCCCCCG CCCGAGTACCCTTGGCGCCCTCCCTGTGCCATGACTCGCAGCCAGAACACCCAACCAGTGGCCGGGGTGAAACCAGTCCCCAAGGACTTGG AACAGGCAGGTCCCGGATTGCCCTAA
- the TNIP1 gene encoding TNFAIP3-interacting protein 1 isoform X2 yields the protein MEGRGPYHIYDPGGGSEENGSTALERLVEENARLKEKMQGIKSIGELLEESQVEASKLRQKAEDLVKDNKMLIGSPSLEELVETGAVGPDPSFARAAPGSAQPDVEARKSPPSDLEQPQNEDANLLPQLQQLENTLSGCAKEASKDQVFVRMGYMASELKRLASKVHKNEQRTSFLQTLCETLHSENKELRTKLEHDLEQRNQALEKLRCENQELRRMVTLSSQDSGKREATEQSGAMVEKAAGREELEAKEKKVKILEHQRRELLEVNKQWDQHFRSMKQKYEQKVTDLHQELAEARRAVTELESEREQKQRDFDRKLLLAKSRIETEEAEKERLAMEVRDLQQRMRFLQEQLAPVTRQREYQEKEIQRLNKALEEALNVQASPPPIFAMEPAGKLPQQELLTQNELLKQQVKIFEEDFQRERSDRERMNEEKEELKQQLEKLQKQLVLSNNQLRASKDDCQREKEEKEKLKKLLKQHKQASGERLHTEPGPGPLAPACPMYQYQYSPPMAHPVYHGYDEWQQIRYPPAMPGEHTQGQNFHHFPPPEYPWRPPCAMTRSQNTQPVAGVKPVPKDLEQAGPGLP from the exons GAGAGCTTCTGGAGGAGTCCCAGGTGGAGGCATCCAAGCTGCGGCAGAAGGCAGAGGACCTCGTGAAGGACAACAAAATGCTGATTGGATCACCTTCCTTAGAGGAGCTGGTGGAAACTGGAG CCGTCGGCCCCGATCCCAGCTTTGCTCgggcagccccaggcagtgcccagccGGACGTGGAAGCACGGAAATCACCTCCAAGT gatTTGGAGCAGCCACAGAACGAGGATGCCAacctgctgccccagctgcagcagctggagaacaCACTGAGTGGCTGTGCCAAGGAAGCCAGCAAGGACCAGGTCTTTGTGCGCATGGGCTACATGGCCTCCGAGCTCAAGCGCTTGGCCTCCAAGGTGCACAAGAATGAGCAGAGAACATCGTTCCTGCAG ACGCTGTGTGAGACTCTGCACAGTGAGAACAAGGAGCTGCGCACCAAGCTGGAACATGACCTGGAGCAGAGAAACCAGGCTCTGGAGAAGCTCAG GTGTGAGAACCAGGAGCTCCGGAGGATGGTGACGTTGAGCAGCCAGGACAGTGGGAAGAGGGAAGCCACTGAGCAG AGCGGGGCCATGGTGGAGAAGGCGGCGGgcagagaagagctggaggCCAAGGAAAAGAAGGTGAAGATCCTGGAGCACCAGCGCAGGGAG ctgctggaggtgaaTAAACAATGGGATCAGCATTTCCGCTCCATGAAGCAGAAGTACGAGCAGAAG GTCACAGACCTACaccaggagctggctgaggCCCGCAGGGCAGTGACTGAGCTGGAGTCAGAGCGGGAGCAAAAGCAACGGGATTTTGACCGCAAGCTGCTCCTGGCCAAGTCCCGGATTGAAACAGAGGAG gcagagaaggagAGGCTGGCCATGGAGGTGAGGGACCTGCAGCAGAGGATGCGgttcctgcaggaacagctggcTCCCGTCACCAGGCAGCGGGAATACCAGGAAAAGGAGATCCAGAGGCTGAACAAG GCACTAGAAGAGGCCCTGAATGTCCAAGCCTCTCCACCACCCATCTTTGCCATGGAGCCGGCAGGGAagctgccacagcaggagctgctgaccCAGAACGAGCTACTCAAGCAGCAG GTGAAAATTTTTGAGGAAGACTTCCAAAGGGAACGGAGTGACAGGGAGAGGATGaatgaggagaaggaggagctgaagcagcagctggaaaagctgcagaaacagtTGGTGCTCTCCAACAACCAG CTGCGAGCCTCCAAGGACGACTGccagagggagaaggaggagaaggagaagctgaagaagctgctGAAACAGCACAAACAG GCTTCTGGAGAGAGGCTGCACACCGAGCCAGGGCCAGGGCCGCTGGCCCCAGCCTGCCCCATGTACCAGTACCAGTACAGTCCCCCCATGGCTCACCCCGTGTACCATGGCTATGACGAGTGGCAGCAGATCCGATACCCGCCAGCCATGCCAGGCGAGCACACGCAAGGACAGAACTTCCACCATTTTCCCCCG CCCGAGTACCCTTGGCGCCCTCCCTGTGCCATGACTCGCAGCCAGAACACCCAACCAGTGGCCGGGGTGAAACCAGTCCCCAAGGACTTGG AACAGGCAGGTCCCGGATTGCCCTAA
- the TNIP1 gene encoding TNFAIP3-interacting protein 1 isoform X3 encodes MEGRGPYHIYDPGGGSEENGSTALERLVEENARLKEKMQGIKSIGELLEESQVEASKLRQKAEDLVKDNKMLIGSPSLEELVETGAVGPDPSFARAAPGSAQPDVEARKSPPSDLEQPQNEDANLLPQLQQLENTLSGCAKEASKDQVFVRMGYMASELKRLASKVHKNEQRTSFLQTLCETLHSENKELRTKLEHDLEQRNQALEKLRCENQELRRMVTLSSQDSGKREATEQLLEVNKQWDQHFRSMKQKYEQKVTDLHQELAEARRAVTELESEREQKQRDFDRKLLLAKSRIETEEAEKERLAMEVRDLQQRMRFLQEQLAPVTRQREYQEKEIQRLNKALEEALNVQASPPPIFAMEPAGKLPQQELLTQNELLKQQVKIFEEDFQRERSDRERMNEEKEELKQQLEKLQKQLVLSNNQLRASKDDCQREKEEKEKLKKLLKQHKQASGERLHTEPGPGPLAPACPMYQYQYSPPMAHPVYHGYDEWQQIRYPPAMPGEHTQGQNFHHFPPPEYPWRPPCAMTRSQNTQPVAGVKPVPKDLEQAGPGLP; translated from the exons GAGAGCTTCTGGAGGAGTCCCAGGTGGAGGCATCCAAGCTGCGGCAGAAGGCAGAGGACCTCGTGAAGGACAACAAAATGCTGATTGGATCACCTTCCTTAGAGGAGCTGGTGGAAACTGGAG CCGTCGGCCCCGATCCCAGCTTTGCTCgggcagccccaggcagtgcccagccGGACGTGGAAGCACGGAAATCACCTCCAAGT gatTTGGAGCAGCCACAGAACGAGGATGCCAacctgctgccccagctgcagcagctggagaacaCACTGAGTGGCTGTGCCAAGGAAGCCAGCAAGGACCAGGTCTTTGTGCGCATGGGCTACATGGCCTCCGAGCTCAAGCGCTTGGCCTCCAAGGTGCACAAGAATGAGCAGAGAACATCGTTCCTGCAG ACGCTGTGTGAGACTCTGCACAGTGAGAACAAGGAGCTGCGCACCAAGCTGGAACATGACCTGGAGCAGAGAAACCAGGCTCTGGAGAAGCTCAG GTGTGAGAACCAGGAGCTCCGGAGGATGGTGACGTTGAGCAGCCAGGACAGTGGGAAGAGGGAAGCCACTGAGCAG ctgctggaggtgaaTAAACAATGGGATCAGCATTTCCGCTCCATGAAGCAGAAGTACGAGCAGAAG GTCACAGACCTACaccaggagctggctgaggCCCGCAGGGCAGTGACTGAGCTGGAGTCAGAGCGGGAGCAAAAGCAACGGGATTTTGACCGCAAGCTGCTCCTGGCCAAGTCCCGGATTGAAACAGAGGAG gcagagaaggagAGGCTGGCCATGGAGGTGAGGGACCTGCAGCAGAGGATGCGgttcctgcaggaacagctggcTCCCGTCACCAGGCAGCGGGAATACCAGGAAAAGGAGATCCAGAGGCTGAACAAG GCACTAGAAGAGGCCCTGAATGTCCAAGCCTCTCCACCACCCATCTTTGCCATGGAGCCGGCAGGGAagctgccacagcaggagctgctgaccCAGAACGAGCTACTCAAGCAGCAG GTGAAAATTTTTGAGGAAGACTTCCAAAGGGAACGGAGTGACAGGGAGAGGATGaatgaggagaaggaggagctgaagcagcagctggaaaagctgcagaaacagtTGGTGCTCTCCAACAACCAG CTGCGAGCCTCCAAGGACGACTGccagagggagaaggaggagaaggagaagctgaagaagctgctGAAACAGCACAAACAG GCTTCTGGAGAGAGGCTGCACACCGAGCCAGGGCCAGGGCCGCTGGCCCCAGCCTGCCCCATGTACCAGTACCAGTACAGTCCCCCCATGGCTCACCCCGTGTACCATGGCTATGACGAGTGGCAGCAGATCCGATACCCGCCAGCCATGCCAGGCGAGCACACGCAAGGACAGAACTTCCACCATTTTCCCCCG CCCGAGTACCCTTGGCGCCCTCCCTGTGCCATGACTCGCAGCCAGAACACCCAACCAGTGGCCGGGGTGAAACCAGTCCCCAAGGACTTGG AACAGGCAGGTCCCGGATTGCCCTAA
- the GPX3 gene encoding glutathione peroxidase 3 — MGGCSRSNWILPLFLAGLVQLGRSEEREKVDCYHSVKDTIYSYGALTLDGDEYIPFERYKGKTVLFVNVATYUGLTLQYVELNALQDELRSQGVVVLGFPSNQFGKQEPGQNSEILPALKYVRPGGGFVPNFQLFQKGDVNGAKEQKIFTFLKNACPPVAEEFGNPNKLFWEPLRNHDIKWNFEKFLVSPEGVPIMRWYHRTNISVVKNDIISYLRRRQQENHDEQQEQ; from the exons ATGGGGGGCTGCTCCCGCAGCAACTGGATTTTGCCCCTTTTCTTGGCTGGGCTCGTCCAGCTGGGGCGAagtgaggagagggagaag GTGGACTGCTACCACTCGGTGAAGGACACCATCTACAGCTACGGGGCCCTGACCCTCGATGGGGACGAGTACATTCCCTTTGAGAGGTACAAGGGGAAGACAGTGCTCTTCGTCAACGTAGCCACATACTGAGGCCTGACGCTGCAGTATGTTG AACTGAATGCACTACAAGATGAGCTGAGAAGCCAGGGAGTTGTGGTCCTTGGCTTCCCTTCCAACCAATTTGGGAAGCAGGAACCTGGCCAGAACTCAGAGATCCTCCCTGCGCTTAA GTATGTCCGGCCAGGAGGTGGCTTTGTTCCCAACTTCCAGCTGTTCCAGAAAGGGGATGTGAACGGGGCCAAGGAGCAGAAGATCTTCACCTTCCTGAAG AACGCCTGTCCCCCGGTGGCGGAGGAGTTTGGGAACCCCAACAAGCTCTTCTGGGAGCCTCTGCGGAACCATGACATCAAGTGGAACTTTGAGAAGTTCCTGGTGAGCCCTGAGGGCGTGCCCATCATGCGCTGGTACCATCGCACCAACATCTCCGTGGTGAAGAATGACATCATTTCCTACCTGAGGCGGCGGCAGCAGGAAAACCATGATGAACAGCAGGAGCAGTAG